DNA sequence from the Bacillales bacterium genome:
GTCATGCAGCCTGCCCAACCGTCGGCTTCGGCAATGTTTTCCATTCGCATCCAGCCGATTAAGATCCGCCGCCCACTCTCGTCTTCAAACGTTTGCGGGGCGTAAAAGTTCAACCCTTCGTCAATCTTGGCAAAGTCGCCGTGACGGTATTCGCCTGTCGCATAATCGAGATTTCCGATGAAACAGCCCGAAATGTCTGGTTGATCGGCCGGTCCGACGCCTTGCGGAGAAACGAGCAAGACTTCCTTGTCCCCGAGCGTAAAGAAATCAGGACACTCGAGCATATAGGCTTCCCAGTCGCTGCTGTCCGTCAGCACGCTTTCAAACGACCAGTCGAGCAAGTTAACGGATGAATAAAGCAGCACTTTGCCGTTCCCCTCGCGCGTCGCACCAAGCACCATATACCACTTGCCTTCGTGAGGCCAAACTTTCGGATCGCGAAAGTGGGAACTGACGCCGTGTTCCGCAGGAACTTCGAGAATCGGATTGATCGGAAGTTTGCGAAAATGCACGCCGTCTTCGCTGACGGCAATGTTTTGCGTTTGGACAGCCTCTTCGTCTTCGTCATCCGCCAGCCAACGATTCCCGGTATAAAACAACCATATTTTCCCTTCATGCTCTACCGCACTTCCCGAAAAGCAACCGTCGCGGTCGTACTGTTCGTCGGGAGCCAGCGCGATCGGCAAATGCTCCCAATGCACGAGATCCGTGCTTTTCATGTGACCCCAATGAATGTTGCCCCACTTCGCTTCATAAGGATTGTGCTGGTAAAACAAATGATACGCCCCGTTCACTTGAATGAGGCCGTTCGGGTCATTGATCCAGAAAGCAGGTGCAGCTGCGTGGTAATCCGGCTTATAAGGATCTTTCTCGGCGAGTGAAACCGCACCTTTTACAGATTCCATTGCTTTTTCTAATCGATTCATATTGTTGCATCAACCTTTCACGGAACCGCCGAGCAGTCCTCGTACAAAATAACGTTGCAAGAAGAAAAACACAGCGAGCGGCAAAATCATCGAAATAAATGCGCCGGACGTGAGCAAATGCCATTCCGAGCCGCGCGTGCCGACCATTCCGGCCAATTGCATTGTTAAAACTTGGTGATTCGGCACCCCGCCAAGATAAATAAGCGCAATCAAATAATCGTTCCACACCCACATGAATTGAAAAATCCCGATTGATGCGATCGCCGGCACCGAAAGCGGCAAAATGAGCCTTGTAAAAATTTTAAAGTGACCGGCACCGTCGATGAATGCCGATTCGAAGATATCTTTCGGAATTTGGCTAATGTAGTTGTGCATAAAATAGGTCGCGAGTGACAACCCGAAGGCCGTGTGGGCCAGCCAGACGGCAAGGAACGTGCCGTTGATGCCGAGAGCGATAAAGTCTTTCAAGTCGGGCACAAGCGCGACTTGTACCGGAATGACAAGCAAGCCGATAATCGCCATGAGCAAGATGTTTCTTCCGGGAAATCGCATCCACGCAAACGCGTAAGCGGCGAAAGTCGAGACCGTTAAAGGAATCAACGTCCCCGGGATGGCGACAGCGATCGAATTCAAGAAAGCCCGCCCGAGATTATCCCCTTGCATCGTCGTCATCGAACCGTCGGGACCGGCCACTTGGTAAGTTCCGCCTGTCAGCACGTGCAAATAATTTTTAATCGTAAACCCGAGGTTTGACGTCCATTCTTCGTCTTGGACGGCCACCGTTTTACGCAAACGGTTTTCCCAAACGATCCGTGTATTTTCAGCAATTTTTACACCGTTTTGCAGCTGTTTATCCGTCACCTGTTCGCCTTTAACTTCAAACGGCTGATCAAGGTTCACATCTTTTGGAAGCGTAATAGTAGATTCCGTTACCCAAGCTTCGTGCGGAAAGATCGTCCACCAGCCGCTCGTATTAATATCATTCGGCATGCGGAACGAAGAGATGAGCAAACCGAACGTCGGGAGGATCCACAGCAAGCAAATGAAGCCGAGAATGACGTTGACGAGCCATTTCTTCGAGCCTCTATTATTCGGGTTCGCCGCCATTTAAAATCCCTCCTCTTTCTTGAACCGTGATGCATTGATCCAAATGACCGGTATGACAAAGAGCAAAAGCAAGATCGCCAAAGCCGAACCGTATCCTTGGTTGTCATACGTGAAAAATTCTCTGTAAAATTTCGTCGCGATGACGCCGGTGCCATACTGACCGCCTGTCATGACAATGACGATATCGAAAATCTTCAAGCTGAAAATCACGATCGTCGTCGTAACCGCGGCCAACGTCGTTTTAATGTAAGGCACGATGATTTTGAAGAAAATGCGTATTTCGCTCGCACCGTCGATTCTGGCCGCCTCCAGCAACTCGTTCGGAACGCCTTTAATTGAGGCCGAAAGAATGACCATCGCAAAACCGGTTTGCATCCAAATCATGATGGCGATCAAAAACAAATTGTTCCAAGGCTGAACGAGCGACAGCCAAGCTTGCGGCTCACCGCCGAACGCCTGCACAACGGCGTTCAATAAGCCGATTTGATGATCGCCTGGTTCATAGGCGTAAATGAACTTCCAAACGACGCCGGCCCCGACGAAAGAAATGACCATCGGCATAAAAATGATACTCTTAGCGATTTTCTCAAAACTGCTTCGTTCGGCAAGCACAGCGATGAGAAGCCCGAAGGCCACGCTGAAAAACGTGCCGAAGACGACCCACATGAGCGTATTTCTGAGCGTAATGAGCATCTCTCTTTGCGTGAAAATCGCCAAGTAATTTTTTAATCCTACAAAAACATCGCCGTTCGGTCCGAAGAAGCTCATGACTAACGTGCGCAATGCCGGTATAAACAGCAGCCAGCCGAGAATAAAGACGGCCGGGCTGATGAATACGAACGGTTGGATCTTTTTCTTCACGCTTTCCGGATATAAGGACAAGACCCAGTTAAGAGATAAGTAGATTGTGAAAATCCCGACCGATCCCCAAACGACTGCAACGATCGTTAACCAAACCGGACTAATGTCGTTTTGTTTCAATAAGGAAAACACGCCGTAATGGAATATAAAATTGACAGCCAAAACGAGCACCGTCAAAAGGACTTTCATCCATGGCCGCTCACTTGGACGACTTGTCGAGTGCGATTGCTCCGCTTCCGCCGGCGTCTGCTTCCCGGTCTGCATGTCGTGCACCTCCGTATGCGTAATGGAAAGGCAAGGGCCGGTCCTCATGAACCGGTCCCCGTTTTGCCTTACTGCTTAAATCCCGACTGAATTTCTTTCAACGTTTGTTCCAAGTTCGTCGTTCCGCTTAAGTAATCGGTCATCCCTTCCCAGAACGATCCTGTACCGACGGAAGAAGGCATCGAGTCCGAACCGTCAAAGCGGACCGCATCGGCATTCAAAATCTTTTCCGCGACTTTTTTCGTCA
Encoded proteins:
- a CDS encoding glycoside hydrolase family 32 protein, translated to MNRLEKAMESVKGAVSLAEKDPYKPDYHAAAPAFWINDPNGLIQVNGAYHLFYQHNPYEAKWGNIHWGHMKSTDLVHWEHLPIALAPDEQYDRDGCFSGSAVEHEGKIWLFYTGNRWLADDEDEEAVQTQNIAVSEDGVHFRKLPINPILEVPAEHGVSSHFRDPKVWPHEGKWYMVLGATREGNGKVLLYSSVNLLDWSFESVLTDSSDWEAYMLECPDFFTLGDKEVLLVSPQGVGPADQPDISGCFIGNLDYATGEYRHGDFAKIDEGLNFYAPQTFEDESGRRILIGWMRMENIAEADGWAGCMTVPRELVLDEDGRLLVKPVSELETLRQEHVSYKNVALAAGEKRTLAGISGDVGELKATFDLKNCTASSFGLALRVSDDGVERVTLSFDVASRTITFDRDAAGGGPKGKRSWTVDADRDTLTLHVFLDKSAIEVFTNDGERAMSSLVFANPANRAIQWEAEGGDVRVSAIDYWTLET
- a CDS encoding sugar ABC transporter permease; this translates as MQTGKQTPAEAEQSHSTSRPSERPWMKVLLTVLVLAVNFIFHYGVFSLLKQNDISPVWLTIVAVVWGSVGIFTIYLSLNWVLSLYPESVKKKIQPFVFISPAVFILGWLLFIPALRTLVMSFFGPNGDVFVGLKNYLAIFTQREMLITLRNTLMWVVFGTFFSVAFGLLIAVLAERSSFEKIAKSIIFMPMVISFVGAGVVWKFIYAYEPGDHQIGLLNAVVQAFGGEPQAWLSLVQPWNNLFLIAIMIWMQTGFAMVILSASIKGVPNELLEAARIDGASEIRIFFKIIVPYIKTTLAAVTTTIVIFSLKIFDIVIVMTGGQYGTGVIATKFYREFFTYDNQGYGSALAILLLLFVIPVIWINASRFKKEEGF
- a CDS encoding carbohydrate ABC transporter permease; translation: MAANPNNRGSKKWLVNVILGFICLLWILPTFGLLISSFRMPNDINTSGWWTIFPHEAWVTESTITLPKDVNLDQPFEVKGEQVTDKQLQNGVKIAENTRIVWENRLRKTVAVQDEEWTSNLGFTIKNYLHVLTGGTYQVAGPDGSMTTMQGDNLGRAFLNSIAVAIPGTLIPLTVSTFAAYAFAWMRFPGRNILLMAIIGLLVIPVQVALVPDLKDFIALGINGTFLAVWLAHTAFGLSLATYFMHNYISQIPKDIFESAFIDGAGHFKIFTRLILPLSVPAIASIGIFQFMWVWNDYLIALIYLGGVPNHQVLTMQLAGMVGTRGSEWHLLTSGAFISMILPLAVFFFLQRYFVRGLLGGSVKG